Within the Musa acuminata AAA Group cultivar baxijiao chromosome BXJ2-9, Cavendish_Baxijiao_AAA, whole genome shotgun sequence genome, the region gaggaaacaggagctgaaggtgctgctccaaagggactaggaggaggagattcatttcccataagaattggtgtttcgggttgttctatttgtgtaggaattggatccgttcttctaggctgcctaacccatatgccattgctaaaagtgcacctaagtttttttagcaggtttttatttattatgttatatcgatcattttgaatagattcttcattgggtggaatgcaaatgtcataggcatgaagaattctagtgattaacctcccatatggcaatatagtatccttagtcataatttcctgcatgtgttggcgaatcaagtacccgaaacaattatgctgaccggtcataatccaatacatggttcctatctctaactgacttacttcgtcaagatgaaattgtttggggaatatgatgctcgtgataatgtgatgaagaattttagagttgaaaggcattaagtgttcacagctcttgggtaggaagtcaaggtttggatttgcaaaaattgttttcacggcttcggaataggttgctcctatttttttgacgtcccatttacctttaaaatagcagcccctatctttttcagttatgccaattagctcacaaatggtgctgtcaaaaattctaatgggtgttcctagaatgtaagtgcttaggctatcattgtcttcatataggttggtatagaacaatctcactaaccgtggatagattggttcatctatttgtagtagaggtagagcttctagttgagcaaaccatttaattggatctaagtcttctagttcatccaaatcaatgtattttcccttatggacacatcgtatttcaaattttggaaagctaagggctacctcttttgatctaaaaaggtcatggttatatgaatctccttgaatccttattccttttgatctctttggagccattttctagacaggatgatgataccaattgttaaaaataagcaagagaaagagaaaagaaaggagggatttcaagagttacctcgtggagattatgttgagagatggaaggcttggaccaccaagaatccttctccaatgtgtctaagagttagaatgagggttagaagaaattgggagtgggttttgagaactctctcttcgggttgggggcggtgtcaccgccggccctaaccctttgggttaataagggttgctcggtcggtgccaccgccaaaccgagcggtgtcaccgcctggcgcccgagcgctcaggcggtgcaaccgccaaatctggcggtgccaccgctggcatcccgtggaggaaaaaaaattttcttcctcaccctcccctttttttgtttgcttccctcaagataatagattatactttaatggatcattttgaattgaagaagaaatcaaatccataaaggaaaggaaaagaacgagtcatttttcgtgaagctcattttagggacaatttaacatgcctaattcccttctaatgaattcaaattgatcttcgttcagagcttttgtgaatatatctgctaattgatgctttgtgtcaatgaattctagaacaacattattgttaaggacatgatcgcgtatgaaatgatgcctaacgtcgatgtgcttagttctagaatgctgaattggatttttagtaagacatatggcactagtattatcacattttatgggaatatttttaaagtgaattccatagtcttctaatgtattcttcatccaaatgacttgtgcacaacatgcacttgcagctatgtattcggcttctgccgtagatagtgcaactgaattttgtttcttggaagtccaagaaacaagtgcatgtcctaaaaattggcatgttccggatgtactttttctatctattctgcatccgccaaaatcggcatccgcataggctattaaatcaaaattttcagattttggataccacaatcctaaatttgaagttcctttaagatacctaaatattcttttaacacttttaagatgagataatttaggattagattgaaacctagcgcaaagtcctacactaaacataatatccggtctagtcgcagtgaggtagagtagactacctatcattcccctatatgttttttgatcgaaactttcaccattttcatccatatctaacttagtcgcagtactcataggggtgtttattgcttttgaattatccatgttaaatcgttttaacaattctaatgtgtatttagattggttaataaatataccatccttaagttgtttgatttgtaatcctaaaaagaaagttaattcacccattaaactcatttcaaattcaagactcatacatttggcaaatgattcacatagtgattcatccgaagagccaaacacaatatcatcaacataaatttgcacaataagaaaattattttcaaaatgtttaataaacaatgtagtatcaaccttgcctttggtaaaattatttaaaataagaaaggaactaagcctttcataccaagctctaggagcttgttttaagccatagagagctttagtcaatttgaatacatgattaggaagaagagaattttcaaatccgggaggttgttcgacaaatacttcttcggaaataaaaccattcaagaaagcacttttaacatccatttgaaatagtttaaaattattactactagcataggcaaggagcatccttatggcttctaatcgagccacgggagcgaaggtttcttcgtaatcgataccttcttcttggttaaaacctttggccactaatctagccttgtttctaaccacaatactatttttgtcttgcttgtttctaaagacccacttagtacctatgactaagtggtcacttggtctaggaacaagcttccatacctcattcctctcaaattggttcaattcttcttgcattgcaatgatccaaaaatcatcttttaaggcttcgtcaatgcatttaggttcaatttgagaaaggaaggcggcgttagcacaaaaatttttgaaagaagaacgagtttgaaccccttttgatgtatctcctataatttgctcttttggatgagcatctacatacttccattcttttggtaaagaaatttcggaagaagatgcattcaaatggctattttgaggagagggttcatttaaattcaaattatcaaaaccaagatcatcatcaaaatcatttttctttaaatcggaaatttcattaaaaactacatgaatagactcttcaattactaaagttcttttattaaaaacccgaaaagctttagaaacggaagagtaaccaagaaagatgccttcatcggatttagcatcaaattttcctaaagcatccctttcatttaaaataaagcatttacaaccaaaaactttaaaataggagatgtttggttttttgttattccataattcatagggagttttggataaggatggtcttattaggactctattcatgatgtagcaagccgtatttacagcttcggcccaaaagtacttaggtaaactttgttcattcaacatagttcttgccatttcttgtaggtttctatttttcctttcaactactccattttgttgaggatttcttggagttgagaagttgtgattgtacccattactttcgcaaaaattttgaaattcacggttttggaattcaccaccgtgatcactccgaattgatgaaatcatgaagcctttttcgttttgagtgagtttacaaaatttagagaaacacttgaagcaatcacttttgtgagctaagaaataggtccaagtatatctagagtagtcatccacaatcacaaaagcatatttgcttccacctagacttgttgtatcaattggtccaaataagtccaaatggatcaattgtaatggtctagtagtgctaatttgattttttggtttgaagcttgtttttatttgtttgcctagttgacatgcatcgcatactttgtccttaataaactttaaatttggaattcctcgtactaattcttgagatgagatcttagatattgttttcatgcttgcatggcctaatctcctatgccaaagccaagcatcatcatttacgacggagaagcacatttcattacttagttcatcaagattgatggtatagacattattttgttttaaagcaatcatagtcatgttatgatttggtttttcaataatgcacatatttgattcaaatctaacgatgtaacctttatcgcatagttgactaatactcaagagattatgtttcaatccatcaactagtaagacatcatcaatggaaaaattaaatttgttaccaatagttcccttgccaatgattttgcccttgttgttgtctccgaaggtaacgtacccttcttctttgctagtgagcatagagaaatgagatggatctccagtcatatgtcttgagcatccactatcgagataccatctcttgctcctagcttgtgggtttgtctacaaaagaggatgatttttaggtacccatttgattttgggtgcctcaaaaattgacccactaactttgttatttatgattgaattctttatagttcctttaggaacccatattaatttttgtgaactaatcttcctaaatgggcatttgtaggcaatatgtccggatttgcaacaaaagttgcatttcatataagaggaaacatgtaatgtaggtccttttatgaaagtggtaggattttgatgcaatccttttacaaatccaattccatttctatttgcgatgtgacccttgtgtgcaaggatcatatctaatcctttgctaccaaccttaaacttgtttaaggtttccttaagaagcaaattttcattttttattgcttctaagtgctcacacttagagcatggaggagtttgaatattatcaaacttatcttgtagcaaagcatgctctttctttaagatacttaacttcttgctaacagttctacattcatcaaataattcatgaaaagcgatagagagttcttcaaaagataaatcttcattaagtaaatcacatacctcttctcctaaagccattagcgcgtaatgagcaacttgctcggtgttgaactcctcttcttcggatgtgcttgaatcatcccacgttgccttgaacgccttcttctttgatgtcctctttttggcttgaggacaatcgttcttgtagtgtcccggttttttgcattcatagcaaatcacttggtccttcttttgttcaaatttattttttgtattatttttaaatctgttctttcttaaatattttttaaacttttgagtcaaaagtgcaatgtcattgtcactgtcctcatcacttgatgttcctttcaagtggtcttcttgtgatttgagtgccatatccttcctgttctttggaagggggttctcgagctcgtcatgagcttgacatgtcatttcgtaggtcattagagacccaatgagttcttcaagagggaatgctttaaggtctttggcctcttgaatggccgtaacttttggatcccaacttttagggagggatcttaagattttagttactagttcaaagttagtaaaatctttaccaagagctttgagtccattgatgacatccgtaaaccgggtgtacatgtctccaatggactcacttggtttcattcggaaaagttcgtaagagtgcacaaggatgttgattttggactctttcactcggctagtgccttcatgagtgacctcaagagttctccaaatatcaaaagccgaatcacacattgaaacacgattaaattcgtttttgtctagtgcacaaaacaaggcattcatagcctttgcatttaaagcaaaaaccttcttctccgattcattccattcgctcatcggaagagaagatttttgaaatccattctcgacaatagaccaaagctcaaagtccatagaaataaggaagattctcatgcgagtcttccaatatgtgtaatccgacccattaaacaaaggtggtcgtgcaatagaatggccctcttgcatgccggagtaagtcatctctcttgggtattaaaccaaatatgagagataacctagctctgataccacttgttaggatcggagcggcactaagaggggggggtgaattagtgcagcggattaaaacttcgattttaatcaaaatctttcgtacgttaagaacgaaacttgagaaatttaacttgaaggcgtgttcttaaagttgcgcagcaagagcaataaggaactaaagcagtaagaagatttgcagtaatgtaaatgacaataataaaaagcaaaccagagattacgccgatttttagagtggttcggtcaaatgacctactccacttgcgaggcccctcttcgatgaggctcccaccttccactagcaagtctcttgaaatggaagggtaaacacccctcttacaaccttttacaagtagctcaacctcttacaaattttcaataagaaagaaggaggagaactctctagcaaattgaaaacaagacttgctaagactttctaagacttttctctcaatcaaaatgcttctcaaaagttgtaacctcagctgagatttgaggggtatttataggcctcaagaggattcaaattttgggctccaaaatttgaattctcttagggttcccggtgctggcggttccaccgcccagccaggcggtgccaccgcccagcgctcgggtgctggacggtgcaaccgcccagccaaggaggtgtcaccgcccagccaggcggttccaccgcctggctttccgattcattggtttggcttatttttcgcccaaaccaaatttgactttgggcccagttggcccctaaccaggatataggattatctcttaatcctaatcctaattacaggtgaactacataaaaaaaaacatcctaagcaagttttttaatcgcgaacgtcgagtcttgttccggcgagctttccgacgaacttcttccgacggactccctgcaagctcccaatctttgtgatgactttaacgagtagccgagccttcttggtgatctccgcgagcctccgacgatttcttcggcgaacttccgacatgttcccgatttcttctcggacggttccggcagcatctccgatgattcttcggtctcttaaacgtccatcgagctcgactccggtatccttgctttatgttttctggttatcgtagttaatcctgcacacttaactcaataatatggattagatcaaataacccatcaattgattttatcatcaaaatccgagattcaacagtttctgTGTAAAATTACTTTAATACAGTCCCCAAAGAGCTTCACTTGCAAAACCGAGCCTTATCAACCTCCGTGACCCATTTGCTGCTTCCGTCTGCTACCATACTTGTTCAGTGGTcaacacagcagcagcagcaataacAAGTAGTGGCACATCATCCAGTGGTGGTGGCGGACACGGCGGTTCATCGTCCGGCAGCGCCGGCGGCGGAGACTCAGGTAGCAGTGATTCTGGTTCAGGTTATGGATCTGCAACATATCACCCCAGGAACGATGGTGGGTATCATCACAATCGTAGGAAGAATGGTGGAAGCAGCTGCGGTGTTTCCCTCCACACCATGCTTGCTGCTATTGCGTTCTTAGCTGCTGCTCTGACTCCTGCGGATAGATGTTAATCTCTCATGGCATACGGATCCAAAGTGGTTGGCGTGTGCAGGGTTCCTCAttactatctatatatatatatatatatatatatatatatatatatatatatgtgatgttGTGTGAAGGTGAATGAGAAGAAAAGCTGATAAGAATAAATACGAAGAATAAGCACCACATTTGAATCGATGCTACGAATGAGATTCTACGCTGACGACTCTTAACAATGAATGTCAACATCTCTTGTTGTCACCTATAACAAGCGTGGAGGAGATGCTACGTCGCCGACTCTGATTGCTGTGATCATTGAAAGAATACGAGCTGTTTGTGttaaaagattaattcaaatagttaggattaaataaaaatttagatttaaataaatcgATGACGGTGAAAGATTTATTGGGATatgaatgatttttttaatattatttttttttaaaaaaattatattttactttttaatCAATATAAATAAGTGTTTTTGGATCAATCCAAATCAGATTGAAAGTACTCTTAGTTTATTctactattttcttctctttttctttaaaatttttaagaaaagtcAATAGTGTGATATCATTCAAATAATATCAATAGGAGTACTTTGATTAAAAAAGTAAATcccttaaaaaaaaagaaaatgataaatattggAGTAGGTGTTTCTATTCAACTTCTTCGTAATTATCAATTTTGGGCCATTAAGATGAAAACTCTATTTATTTCACATGGATTATGAAATTTGGTAGAAGATGATTTTTGTTAAATTTGATCAACAGGATCCTAATATTGCAAAAGATAAGAGAAATAAGATGAATAAGAATATATAGAAATATGTAAGAGCCCTCTACGTGCTACAACAAGCAATAGATTATCTTTTATTTCTCTTAATCATGATGGCATCAACATCAACAGAAGCatgcaaaatattaaaaaatatatttggagGCATAAATAAGATAAAAATTTCAAAACTTCAAATTATTTAACGAGAATTAGAAACTGAAAGATTCTGATTCTGATTTCTTCTTAAAAGTTTcttttattgtgaatcaaataAGATCTTATGGTAAAAATAAGAACAAACTATAGTAAAAATAGTTTTACAAAGTTTACttccaaaatttgatatgatttctactaaTATAAAAAAACAAAAGATACAAATATATTGTCTATTAATGAATTAATGGGCTCCCTCTTAGTTCATGAATAAAAAGTAAATAGATCTTCATATAAATTTCAGAACATATTAAAAtagatcagaagaagaagaatcaaaaagaaaaattcagaAATCAAATCTCAAGGAAGAGATCAAAATGACAAAGGACGTGGCCAATCAAATAAGGGTTAAAGGAACTCGAACTAAGGTAACAAAGAAACTCGTCGATGtttttgttgaaaaaaaaaatttgttagtacaaaaataaaaatctaaatatttctctctcctcttatcataaaaaatatagtcATCTTGAAAGCAATTGTTGGAACAAAAGTCAAACAAATtattatgagaaaaataaaaataaaaaaatgaagaaaatatttttttatagtatCTGATGAAGAATATTCTAGATCTGTTTGGATTTTGGATAGTGGATGTAACAATTATATGACAGAGGATAAAAGTTTATTCCAAACACTTGATGATCTAGTCAGATCTATAGTACAAATGAAAAATGATGATAAGGTTCaattgaaaagaaaagaaataattacTGTGAATatcaaatttgataaaaaatttatTCTTGATGTGATGTTTATTTttggtttaaaataaaatctcattagtatagGGCAACCAATGAGAAAAGGATATTACGATGAaaaatacttgatttatgataaaaaaaaattaataaaaattgtgaagatgataaaaaataaagtGTTTCCCTTATTATTTTCAGATTTCTCTTTACATGCTACTATTACTGATAAATCGATATTATGACATAAAAGTtatgattatttgaattttttttgtctATATAAACTATCTCGTATAATGAAACCTTCACAATTCAAAATGATAAAATGTCTGACTAAAATGGATGAAAGTTCTGATGAGAACGACGAGGAGCCACaattaaagaagcaaaaagttctgGATTCTATTCCATCCATCCATCGTTAATAAACCTATTACGAAGGCTACCAAAAAGGAGATCAGCAGTAGTAAGTAGTAATGAATATGAGGATGAcagctttaaaaaaaaattctaatgatGAACATTCAAAAGGACATCAAGCTAAGAAGTTTTAAACATCAAAAGTTAATAGTAGTTTTGACAAGTCTTCTAAAGGAAGTGAAGATAAGCAATCACTAAAGACTCCAAAGAAGATTAAAGATGCAAAAATGTTGAATACAGCACCGAAGATCAATTTGTCGACATCTTCACAAAAGCTTTAGCGAAAGAAAAATTTTTATTCCGAAGATAACTTCAAATTACAACAAATTATTTGAATTAAGAGGGTGTATTAAGACTAATTCAAATAGTTaggattatataaaattttaaaaaaaatataaaaaattagatttaaataaatagatgAGAGTGAAAGATTTATtaggatatgatatatttttttattattaaaaaaaaacttatattttaATCAATATAAATAGTTATTTTTGGAGTACTCATAGGTTTTTATACTATTCTCTTCCTCTTTTCTGAAGTTATACAGAAAAATCAACAGTTTAATACGTGTAGAGTTTGTCACAAAGGTGTTACAAGAGAGACTATATATGTTGGAGAGAATAATAGGGTGGGAGGGAGGAAGAGTAGGCGAAGAATAAGCTTTTTATAGACGACGATGATGACCgggaaatataaataatattcttaatttttcATTTTTCCTAAATTGTAGAGGAGCGAAGGGACATGCAATGCCGTTGGCAAGGGGTGAGTAGTTGTGGTTCCACATGTCCCAACACCCCTCGTTTCCCTCTCCTCTATTAAGTTTTCTTCGTCCGACAACAGCCGCGCTTCACCGCCTCCACCTCCGCTTCCGTGGTCGCCTCCTCCCTCCCCACCTTTGTTTCTCTTGCCTTCGTGCGATGCCGCACGAGATCAAATGGATCCATGGGCTGAACTGAGAGAGATCTTAGAACAGCCACAGCCGGATAGATCGACGCTGGTGCGGTCCGTCTCATGGGAGGGGATCACGCCGGCGGTTCCGATCTCTCCCTCCATCGGAATGTTCGGCGAAATTCACTTCGCAGAAACACCCCAGCCGTCCAGCATCCCTCCCCGACCCAATTCCCTCCCTTCGACTTCATCGGTGGCCATGGCAGCGAGATGGTCGAGGATCGTGAAACACGAGGACGCTAAAGAAGGCGACGGCCTCTCCCCCAAGAACTCGGAGTATCTATGCACCGAGGGGCCTGGCTTTGAGAACCTGCAGGATGCTGCCGACCCGACAAAGCGATCGATGGGAAATGGCAGTACACTGAGAAGGAAGGAGAACAAGGAAACGGCGGTGGGGCAGCCGTCCACGGCGGCAATGGGGCAGAGACTGTACGTGAGGAGCCATTCAGATATTGGGCTCACGAGCGGGGAAGCAGTATTCCCACCGCCAATATCCACCA harbors:
- the LOC103999468 gene encoding protein FAF-like, chloroplastic, with protein sequence MDPWAELREILEQPQPDRSTLVRSVSWEGITPAVPISPSIGMFGEIHFAETPQPSSIPPRPNSLPSTSSVAMAARWSRIVKHEDAKEGDGLSPKNSEYLCTEGPGFENLQDAADPTKRSMGNGSTLRRKENKETAVGQPSTAAMGQRLYVRSHSDIGLTSGEAVFPPPISTIGKGVKPWVYLKSFKKDGRLVLKKIKLPTQQCLQATRENGRLLLQLAHPTKQDEEEEVEDEEEEENGSGNGTRDEPFCISL